The genome window CCTCAGCTTCCAGGGCTCTTCTCTGGCCAGGCCTTTGATATTAATTGATGTTCATCACCTAAGAGACGGTGGGTgactccccccagccccctcatgctctcctgcctctgcttGGTTGCAGTTGTGGAGACTGAATGTGAGAGGAGCTCAGCCACCACCTACTTCTGGTACCGGGAGACCTTGGACATCTCCAGCTCCATCTCGGAGAGTGGGGGGCTCAACTGGAAGATGACTGTCTGTCTGCTGGTGGCCTGGAGCCTTGTTGGCTTGGCCATGATCAAAGGCATCCAGTCCTCAGGGAAGGTGGGTATTGGTGGTCACCTCAGCCTGGCTGGGGTCTGTCTTTGAGGCAGAaaccctgtgctgccctggtcTCGAGtgactggaggctgctgtgtCACGACCTTGCAGAGACAGCCTTGACATTGCAAGCAAggctgcttcagcagaggggCCAGATGCAGCAGGGTATGGTCTCCTGGGACACCTGAACATCCCTGACTCCAGATGTGCTCTGCAAAGCATCTGGTGCATTAGCAGGTAGCTGAGGGTGAGGGTCCTGTCCCGTGGCCCTGAGAGCAGGGGGCTGGgagtgagctgcagcagcagcaggatcaCAGCAGCAGGTGTCCTGTGCCCAGGATAAAGTCCCATCTACATCCCTCTTGCCCTAGGTGATGTACTTCAGCTCTCTCTTCCCCTACGTGGTGCTGGTTTGCTTCTTGGTGCGGGGGCTTCTGCTGCGTGGGGCAGTGGATGGGATCATGCACATGTTCACACCCAAGGTAAGAGTCCCTGAGCCCTGCAGGCTCTGAGCACGTTCTCCTGGCTCCTCACACCCTATTTCCATTATGCTTCCCACCTCAAAAAAACCAAGAACACCAACCCCAAAGCTACCCTGGAAGATCCTGGTTAGATCATCAGGATGTGCCAGCAGCACCTTAAGCACAGGATAGGGCCAGGACAGCCAAGGGCCTCACAAACTCACCAccctggagctgcctggagcCTCAGCATCACTCCTGTCACCCCACCATGCCAGGCTGGGGGAGTGGGAGTGCCTGAAACAATCCATGTAAAGACTCCATGGCAGCAAAACCTCTGCTGGTGGTATGCATGCATTAATTAACTAGCCAATTAATTAACTAAGCAGAGATGTAGATGAATCAGCTCAGCTAGCAAGGCTGTTAGAAGATATTAATTATGATCTCTTGatgaatgatgctcagaagcctCCAGTCTGCAGCTCTGGCTCACAGGAGAGGCAGGATGTGGCTGGGGGGATGAGAGGCTGAACCCCACAGTCAAGAGGTTTGATTTCAAGTGCTCCAGGTGCTCTGGAGGCAGGAGATGGCTGGGGGAGGATGGAGACTCATGGGTGGGGGGACAGGGTAGCTGGGAAGCTGCAGGACACTGGGAAGCTGTGGGGCTTTACACTGGGACACCTGCCTGGTCTCTGCTGGGAGAGACTCCACAtgccccctgggcagcctgtgccagggctccctctcctGAGCAACCATTAAGTCTCcaaaccccccctggacacgttcctgtgccccctgatccaggggaacttgctttagcaggggctgcagcagctctgcagggcccttccagcacCCACCACCCTGGgatctgtgtgtgctgggcaaTGCAAGACCTGATCACTGTAGATCAAAGCACACCCTTGGCTGCTCCCAAACCAGCCCAGGCTGTAGGCACAGCAGCCTTTTGATTCAGCTCTGGCTCCACTGGGATGAGTTGTGAGGCCACCACACCACCTAACTCCTCCTTCCATCTTCCTTCCCAGCTGGACAAGATGCTGGACCCTCAGGTGTGGCGGGAGGCAGCTACACAGGTTTTCTTTGCCTTGGGGCTGGGCTTTGGGGGAGTCATTGCCTTCTCCAGCTACAACAAGCAGGACAACAACTGCCACTTCGATGCCACCCTCGTCTCCTTCATCAACTTCTTCACGTCTGTGCTGGCCACCCTGGTTGTGTTTGCTGTGCTGGGCTTCAAGGCCAACATCATGAATGAGAAATGTGTGGTGGAGTAAgatttgctctgtttttaaCTGTGTTTGAGGTGGGCATGGGTTGGCTGCTGCTGGTTCTGGTGGGTCTGGAGGCAGCAGAGTTAAGTGCTCTGGAGCTGGGTGATGCTGTGTTTTGTTGGACCCAAATTGCTGATGGTGAAGACCTGAATCTCCAGAGATGCCCCATTGTAGCTGAGGTAGTTGGATTTCCAACTCCCCCAGCCCCAAGATGGGCTCTTAGTCTGCAAATTGAAGGTGGATCCAACATGTCACATCACTTGCCCCCAGTTTCCACTCATGGTGGGATCCACTTGTCTGGAAGGGCAAGGGACCTGCTGTGGCCCAGAAGCAGCTGGAGGAAGGGGAATCTGTGCACCTAATGTTGTCTTTAGTGAGCTGCCAGATCTGTGGTGAGGGCATGGTCAGGGCCCATCCTCCACCCTGGGAGGAAGGGGATGTGTCTGGTGACCAGGTCCTGCTCTGTCTTAGGAATGCTGAGAAGATCTTGGGCTACTTGAACACCAACGTGCTGAGCCACGACCTCATCCCACCCCACGTGAACTTCTCCCACCTCACTGCCAAAGACTACAATGAGATGTACAGGGTGATCATGACAGTCAAAGAAGGGCACTTCAAAGAACTGGGCTTGGATGCCTGCCTGTTGGAGGATGAGCTCAACAAGGTACCTGGTGCCACTCCTAGTAGGACCAGGAGGTCACCTACCCCCTGCCTCTCCCTGGAGTTGCTTTGCTTATGTTGCTCCTGTCACAtggatctggaaaaaaaacccctgtttttAGAGACACTCCAGGGATGggagttccctgtccctgtggTTCTCCCCAGCACAGAGTGCTCCTGCTTGGGATGGGGGAAAGATCTGCCCATAGCAGAGTCATCAGCACTTCCTAGCTGGGCTCCCAGACTGGGCTCAGCGAGACAGACCTGAGTCACACAGGGTCTTTCAGGCTGTGTCCCTCACATGCTTCTTCTCATCTTTCTGTCCTCTCTTCCCCGTGAACAGTCTGTGCAAGGAACTGGCCTGGCCTTCATCGCCTTCACAGAAGCCATGACCCACTTCCCAGCTTCCCCGTTCTGGTCCGTCATGTTCTTCCTGATGCTGATaaacctggggctgggcagcatGATCGGGACCATGTCAGGCATCACCACCCCCATCATCGACACCTTCAAGGTGCGGAAGGAGGTGTTCACAGGTGAGCTCTTTGTCCTGCACcctgctgggaaggggctggagggtCGGCATGGCCCCAGGGACGCTCTGCAGGACGTGgtggctgggtgctgctggtgctcaggAGCTGAAGGGGGTGGTTGGCCTTGGGTGGGTGTTCTGCTGACCACGTGCCCCTTTGCTCCCTGCAGTTGGGTGCTGCATCTTCGCTTTCCTGGTGGGACTGATCTTCGTGCAGCGCTCTGGGAATTACTTTGTCACCATGTTTGATGATTACTCAGCCACGCTGCCTCTCACCGTCGTGGTCATCCTGGAGAACATCGCTGTGGCCTGGATTTATGGCACCAAGAAGTGaggcaaaaagcaaaaccctcCTTCCAGCTCTTGCCCATGTGACTTTTCCCTCAGGAGCCCAGCTCTGAGGGAGCCTATGCCCCAGGGGCAGCTGCCTGACAGAGGCAGGATCTCAGTTCAAATTgatcctctgctctgccccaggtGTAACTCAGTGCCAGGAGCAGGTCCCTCTAGTGGGTATCTAGTGTTGGTTGGGGTGCTCTGTGGCTTGTGGTTACCCTTTACTCTGAGGTTTCCAGGTCCTTCTGGAAGAGGATCTTGTTCCTTAGTGCCTGTTCTTGTTCATGAGTTTGCCCAGAGCAAAGGAGGCTCTGGCTAAGGCTCAAATGAAAGTTCCCAACCAGTGCCATGAGCTTGAGGGACACCAAGGAGCTTGTCTGGATTAGTTGGGCTCTTCCTCAGGCTCTGCCCTGAGTGTAATTCACAAGGGCTTCTAGGGGGGAGTCGCTCAGCTGGAGTTGGAGAATGACATGgctctgtctcttcttcttGGCAGGTTCATGCAGGAGCTGACAGAAATGTTGGGTTTCCGGCCCTATCAGTTCTACTACTACACCTGGAAGTACGTCTCTCCCATCTGCATGGCTGTGCTCATGACCGCCAGCATCATCCAGCTGGGCGTCAGCCCCCCAGGCTACAGTGCATGGATCAGAGAGGAGGTGAGCACATGTCCCTTCCCCACTGCCATCTCCCTCCCGGGCCCAGGCTGGCCAGGGGGAGGCTGAGAGCTGCAGACCACCCTGTGCTTCACAGCCCTGCTTtgtcctcctcccctctcccgcTGCGAGACGCTCTCGCCTCTGGCTTTGCATTCAGGTTTGTCCACGCTGCCCAGAACTCtccacccagctctgagcatgggctgaggttggagctcgGATCCTGGTTTGCTCCCACACCtgtgtgcaggaccttgcaggGTTTGAACCCCCTTTCTGAGAGCTTCCCCAGCACGAagcctggcaggaggcagcgGGGAGCTGCTGAGGTGCTCGCGCTCAGGAGATGCTGCCCTTGGTGTGCATCCCTTCGCTGCAGCTGACACTGACACTTGTCTCTTCCAGGCTGCAGAAAAGTTCCTCTTCTACCCAACCTGGGCCATGGCTATCCTCATCTCTCTGATCATCCTGGCATCCCTCCCCCTGCCTCTGGTCTTCATCCTCCGGCAGTTCCACCTCGTGTCAGACGGCTCCAACGCGCTGTCCGTCACCTACAAGAAGGGCCGGATGATGAAGGACATCTCCAACTTGGAAGACAACGACGAGACCCGCTTCATCCTGAGCAAAGTGCCCAGCGAGACCCCTTCCCCCATGCCCACACACCGCTCCTACCTGGGGCCCGGCAGCAGCTCCCCCCTGGAGATGAGCAACGCGCCCAACGGACGCTACGGCAGCGGGTACCTACTGGCCAGCACCCCCGAGTCTGAACTGTGATGGTTGCCCGCTGCCCACCCCCACTGGGAGAGCAGGGCACTGGGGAGTGGCTCCTGGATGTCCAGGCAACGGGAAAATTCATTCATAAGGAAGGTGAAGAAGAAACCCCTCTTAAAAACCGTAACCCAAAGCAGCCGTTTGTGACCCGGGAGGACGGGACTGCGGGAGGGGCAGGACTCCTCTGACACCCCTGGGCTGACAGGCAGCACCcccaggctcagccctggggcagggaggaggaacaAGAGACACTGCTGGACTCTGAAGCGAGGAGTCTCTCTTTTCTAAGCAGCTGATGGTTGGAAAAAGGACCTGGTGTGGGTGGGAAGTCAGCCACGCTCCCCCGGCACCCAGCACCCGGCCCTCCCTGGCTGCTGTCCTTCACCTGGGAGGAGTCATGGCCTTATCCAACGAGCACAATCCACCACAGATGTTCATAGCACAAGaagggtgctgctgctgtcaccatCGTTGTTGTTGTTGTAGCTCCTGTAGGTTTTTATAGCTGTGGACACACCCAAAAGAGCCCCAAAGCGGTGACCAgggtgggcagggagcagcGTGGGGCTGCCTGAGGTGCTGCAACGGGTGTGAGGCTGCAGATGGCAGACCCTTGGCATGTTTTGTTACCCACCAGCATGGGGACAGCAGCTGTGGGTTGTTCTGAGGCACAGAGCTGTCCCATCCATGGGGTGACGTGGTCAGTGTGCTCCCTGGGTGGCAGAAGCCCTCTGAGCTGAGGGTGGTCTGGGTGTGTGAGCATGTGTGGGGTCTGGTGAGGGTTACCATGGTGGGGATGGTGTGAGTGCTCTCTTGGAAGTACTGCTGGTGTGTGGGATGTTCTGCTGAAGCAAAATCCCTGGCATGGTGATGGTCTCCTCTTGCCACTCTCTTCAGCTGTCCCAGAGGGACAAGCAGAGAAGCTGTGGGACATCCAGTCCTACCACAGTCCTGGTTTAGCTCTCAGGAAACCACCCCCTGACTTACCTCCCTTGCACCCACcagctgaggggagctgggcaGTGATTATCTCTGGATGTGTGTCCTCATTTCTCATGGCTTCGAGCCAGGGGGGCTGCAGTGCCTCCTGTTCCTCACCACCCTTGGGACCAGGGTCACCAGCTCCTGGGGACAGTGGGTGGCTACTGAGCAGCAGTTATTGGGCATCAGTGCCAGGTCCCAGTGTCCCCACCAGCTCTTGATCCAGGCTGGTGAGCCCTTGTTAGACCCCAGGGGCCTCTATAGTGCCCATCTACCTTTTCTGGGGACCAGACTGATGTGGCTTTGTGTTGTTTCTGCCCAGGCTGCCTGGGCAAGGTTGGGATCTCCCAGCTCCAAGGCTCTCCCATGGGGACTGAAGGTCATTTCCCTGGATCCTCTGTGTAGCCAAGCATTCCTCTCAAGTGTACCAGTATTACATGGCatcttcctcccttccccatGGGGACAGgggagcagctgcctgtgctggcacaCTCAGCACGTTGCTATGGCCTCCAAAGCTGAGGGAGCTCCTCATTCTTGGTTCTGCTGGGCTGGCATCATGCATGATGGTATTTCAAGCCAATCTGAAGGCCAAGTTTGTGGCCTCTTGCCCATGAGCccttctctcctctgctttcctctcaATGGGTGTTCTTTCAGCTGGGAGGTGAAGGCAGAAGGTACTTGATCCATTCATCCCATCCTCGACTTCTCGTGGCATCTCTGGGGCCAGGAGACCCCCACCAAGGATGTTTCTCCTGTGGGTTCTGATCCTTTATCCACAGTCCTTCTCCTGGACAATTAGCTCAGGCTCTTCCTTGATCATTTTTCCAAGGGGAAAATGGAGGCATGGTCAGACCTGAAGCAGCTCAATCTCTGCTGGCTGTGAGAAGCACCAGCCTGTGTGGTCAGGATCAGCATCAGCCTTGTGTGGTCTCTCCTCCAGCAGTTCCCCCTTCACCATcccctctgctgcctttctccttcccttccccatgTAGAGGGACATAGAAATACTCCCACACACATCATCTCTGACTGGGAGAAGCACAAACCCCGTGGCATTTCCCCATCATTAGGCAAGATGACCCCCATCTCTTATTTCTCCCTCTGTCCCCAGTTTCCTCCACCTGACCAGCAAAACAGAGGATGAGCCAAATTGTTGCCCACCACCACCTTTCCCCCTGAGCCCAGGGGCTGAGTTCCCACCGTAGCTCCCATGGAGTTCAGGGAGCAGAAGAGctgagccccagctgctgccatggcctgatgctcctccagccctgggggGAAGGATCCAGCCCTCTTGTCTCTCCCATCACCATTCCCAAACCAGCCAGGGAGGCCTTCACTTTCCTCCCCTCTTCTTGCAGTGTCACCAAGAGGTAAAGTCAAGAAGAAGGTAACAAAGAAAAGCtctattatatatatataaatatctataCAGAGAGGGAAGGACCAGTAACCCCAGAGTCTCTGTCTCTATTGTATATTTATTCTGTAAATGCCACTGTAAATGCTGTTAAATGACAAATTGTATTCCAAAGTGGCCCCTGACCTATTTCCATCCCCCAGTGCTGTACAGATCAATTCTCATTGGATACCAGGACACATCTGTACCTTTTGATTTCTCTTGTGTGGCTGGTGCCtgtctcccctccctcctcctcctcctcctcctcatcctccccatccccaggggctccagcatccccatccccaggagctccagcatccccatccccaggggctccagcatccccatccccaggagctccagcatccccatccccaggggctgcagctgccctgggggaagcagcagagaggaggaggaggaggaggggatgccacttttctttttctctgtggaaaTAGTGTGTTTCTTGGTGGCATTTTGCTCGGTGTTAGGCACAGGCTGtagggggagtgtgtgtgtgtgtgtgtgtgtgctgtaagTGCTCTGTGTTGTCACCCTGTGAGCGTGTGTTTGTCTGTAggtgctgtgtgtgggggtgtgtgtgtgtgttggggggggggggttgtgtTTAGGGTTCACTTCTCACTCTACCTGGGCACTTTTGGGGCCTGTGGTGGGGGTTTCTTCTGCTCTCCCCCCACACACCTCCTGGGGGTCCCGGGCTGTGCATCGGGACGGGCTCCAGTGGCTTTTAGCCCTCAaaatccctcctcccctcccttttttctccccagacaCACAGGGAACAGCTGCTACTTGTGAGCACAGGcacttttcagttttcctctggttggtggtggaaggaggagggaaCTGCTGCCAATATTCCTGTCCCCCCAACATCAGCtccttgctcagctcccagcccagatccagcagctcagggcaggATCATGTCCCTGCCTGGGGGACAAGGAGGTGCTGGGTAGACCAGAAGAGGTCAAAATCCTGTCCCCTCTCTTGGGGACAGAGCTGGGGGGCTGTAAGTGGGTCTGGAGAGGGGATGGCTGGTGCTGAGGACAGAGAGGAGTTCTGCAGAAGGCTGGTGCAGTCCCcagggggctggagctgggatgCTCAGTAGGTGAGCACTGTGGGCAAGGGCTGGATCTGCCCTTCACCCTGGAGCAGAGCAGGTGGCTGGAACTGGCAGCACTCTGCTGATTTgcaccatgtccctcagccccttcccctcaaTCCTTCCACTGCCTTCCTCCCATCCCCCAGCCTGGGTCTCAGTGGGAACAGAGCTGGGTGGCCTTGGTGGCCCCAAGGAGcacagcagagcccaggcagaGCCATGGCAGCACACAGCACGTGGCTGTTTCCCTTGTGGGCAGCACAAGGCTGAAAACCCCCCTCCTGTACAGGTAAAAGCACAGATCTCATAGTAACTCGTCCCATGTACCCTCGTAGCCGTGTGTTTGCCACGTGTGCCGTGACACTGGACTCCTGGGCAGTCGAGAGAAACCCTGTAAGAGCTGTAACAGAGTCCAATTAAAGTCTCTTCTTACCAAAGCTCTCCTCACCAAGtctcttctctgcctctgtttGCTTTCCTGGGGTCTCTCTGAGGGTGCTGAGAGCTGAAGCGATGGGCACTGGGCCTGTGGGTACCTCTGGGCATCGCTGTCTCGATCCTGCCCTCTCCTATCACATCACAGCCATCGTCCTTCTGTCCCCCCTGCTCCTCTCATTCCCTCCCTCCAGCCACATCAGCCCCTACAAGGGACTTGCTCTGCCCACAGGTGCCTCAGGAGTGTCATGGATGTGATCTTCCATCTTGGACCAGTTCAACCAGTACCCACTGGCTTTATGGGGCATGTGGACTGGTAAGACATAGTTTTTGCTCCTCTGCATAATGCCCTGGGGGTACTTGGAGCCTGGAAACACCCCCTGGAGCAGGACCAGGGGATTGGAAtgtctttcctatgaggaaaggctgcaggacctggggctgttcagcctggagaaggctgagggggaacctcatcagCACTGATCAGCACctaaaggtgggtgtcaggagcactggaatgggctgcccagggagctgaggcagtgcccagccctggagggatcccaaagccgtggggctgaggtgctgagggctgtgggtcagtgctgggctgggcagggtgagggcagggctggggctgcagcagcttcaggggcttttccagccaCAATGATTCTGATAGGAGATGCTGGTGAAGGATGAGAGCAAATCATTCCAAcaggggctggaggcaggaggtgGTCCATGGGTCATCTTTGCCCAGAGATTGTCCAGGAAACTTCCCCCAGGAGCAATGACCAGGACAATGGGACACATGGAGCAGCTTTGACCCCAGCCCTGGTCTGTGGGAGCAGGGACAGAGATGCTCTCagttcctcttcctcctcagtgAGGTGGCACAGAGAGGGATGCAGGATTACAGGCACAGCACCCATCCAGCCTAGCTCAGGGTGATGCCCAGGGCTCTGTGGTACCCCCATGGGATGctccctgctgtgctgagctggaaACAAGCAAGAAAAAGTGA of Colius striatus isolate bColStr4 chromosome 22, bColStr4.1.hap1, whole genome shotgun sequence contains these proteins:
- the SLC6A17 gene encoding sodium-dependent neutral amino acid transporter SLC6A17 isoform X1 gives rise to the protein MPKNSKVTQREHSTEHVTESVADLLAHEEPVDYKRSVLNVTGGDSWDKQKDGDEELDAENRPAWNSKLQYILAQIGYSVGLGNVWRFPYLCQKNGGGAYLVPYLVLLILIGLPLFFLELAVGQRIRRGSIGVWNYICPRLGGIGYASCLVCFFVGLYYNVIIGWSIFYFFKSFQYPLPWSECPIVKNGSVAVVETECERSSATTYFWYRETLDISSSISESGGLNWKMTVCLLVAWSLVGLAMIKGIQSSGKVMYFSSLFPYVVLVCFLVRGLLLRGAVDGIMHMFTPKLDKMLDPQVWREAATQVFFALGLGFGGVIAFSSYNKQDNNCHFDATLVSFINFFTSVLATLVVFAVLGFKANIMNEKCVVENAEKILGYLNTNVLSHDLIPPHVNFSHLTAKDYNEMYRVIMTVKEGHFKELGLDACLLEDELNKSVQGTGLAFIAFTEAMTHFPASPFWSVMFFLMLINLGLGSMIGTMSGITTPIIDTFKVRKEVFTVGCCIFAFLVGLIFVQRSGNYFVTMFDDYSATLPLTVVVILENIAVAWIYGTKKFMQELTEMLGFRPYQFYYYTWKYVSPICMAVLMTASIIQLGVSPPGYSAWIREEAAEKFLFYPTWAMAILISLIILASLPLPLVFILRQFHLVSDGSNALSVTYKKGRMMKDISNLEDNDETRFILSKVPSETPSPMPTHRSYLGPGSSSPLEMSNAPNGRYGSGYLLASTPESEL
- the SLC6A17 gene encoding sodium-dependent neutral amino acid transporter SLC6A17 isoform X2, yielding MPKNSKVTQREHSTEHVTESVADLLAHEEPVDYKRSVLNVTGGDSWDKQKDGDEELDAENRPAWNSKLQYILAQIGYSVGLGNVWRFPYLCQKNGGGAYLVPYLVLLILIGLPLFFLELAVGQRIRRGSIGVWNYICPRLGGIGYASCLVCFFVGLYYNVIIGWSIFYFFKSFQYPLPWSECPIVKNGSVAVVETECERSSATTYFWYRETLDISSSISESGGLNWKMTVCLLVAWSLVGLAMIKGIQSSGKVMYFSSLFPYVVLVCFLVRGLLLRGAVDGIMHMFTPKLDKMLDPQVWREAATQVFFALGLGFGGVIAFSSYNKQDNNCHFDATLVSFINFFTSVLATLVVFAVLGFKANIMNEKCVVENAEKILGYLNTNVLSHDLIPPHVNFSHLTAKDYNEMYRVIMTVKEGHFKELGLDACLLEDELNKVPGTGLAFIAFTEAMTHFPASPFWSVMFFLMLINLGLGSMIGTMSGITTPIIDTFKVRKEVFTVGCCIFAFLVGLIFVQRSGNYFVTMFDDYSATLPLTVVVILENIAVAWIYGTKKFMQELTEMLGFRPYQFYYYTWKYVSPICMAVLMTASIIQLGVSPPGYSAWIREEAAEKFLFYPTWAMAILISLIILASLPLPLVFILRQFHLVSDGSNALSVTYKKGRMMKDISNLEDNDETRFILSKVPSETPSPMPTHRSYLGPGSSSPLEMSNAPNGRYGSGYLLASTPESEL